In the Helianthus annuus cultivar XRQ/B chromosome 11, HanXRQr2.0-SUNRISE, whole genome shotgun sequence genome, one interval contains:
- the LOC110889125 gene encoding intracellular protein transport protein USO1 — MSRVAKWKIEKAKVKVVFRLQFHATNIPQHGWEKLFISFIPTETGKATAKTSKANVRGGSCKWADPIYETTRLLLDSKTKQYDDKLYKLVVGMGTSRSSILGEATINLADYADASQPAILSLPLHGSDHGTLLHVTVQLLTAKTGFREFEQQRDKGLQSGNNVNKETEHSTAKSPSSELQIPDDLVNKAKTRMQLREETIIHGEYSDSQVTCDESSNASDCYYADKHDSPAEKSSGSEQAKLDNDVAVVYEENNRLRASLAAAESSISELKQELTTLQSHANEMGTETQKLAQELTVEIASGQELVKEVNFLKSECSKFKNDLQNLKDVKSTSKVTERKLEVNGVVLVESQIREIQEKILMGESGLNNLQSDFEVLLRTVQDLKNETFGVVPIQTLQELETTKAENENLVKKMDQMECYYESLVHELEENQKRILADCQNLKTEINDLSSVNNELQKRVTVSESALKRARLNYSIAVSQLQKDLDMLSFQVLSMFETNQTVIKEAFADTTQPSSKHLSNDLKTSLSLQENIYKKVEEELSEMCSANLQLNVYSKTLEETLFEASDHIRKMNEKLQTLNQSRDSLVQENGYYLARCNDLDLQNRMLESDVGNLSNENFLLMEKITECEALLMDYRVFKGKYEVVSAEKMELQKLLEVEVSDKQNLQKEIKILTSEMDGAKMKFMNGLYQTVSKMEVQKPCFEKLQLQIDSVANMFQSSLESGERHVQNSEAMLNNLSSLELELQKISSDDKSFHEQIVSELKKENQELMVYVENKREELGRLQECLDAERGTVACLTSELESQRSELESFKLKLEASIAQNAEISKSNDALLETTLANVNNEHALEVRELKDMLTKSKAEVEQLKELQTKLEDTESRLNGCLKNEAFYIEENRNLATELESLRLELQASVAKNAEILESNAEHAFEASQLKEMLTNSKEELARYIDENRNFVTEIESLRSELQASVAKNAEVAESEKEHALKVGQLQEMLTKSKQEVARYIEENRNLVTEIESLRMEFQTSVSRNVEISESKTMHALEASQLKEMLTKSKDEVGRYIEENRNLATEVESLRLELQASVAEISESKTMHANEASQLKEMLTKSKEEVARYIEENRNLVTEIESLRSELHASVAKNAEVAESENEHALKVGQLKEMLTKSNEEVSRYIEENKNLVTEIESLRSELKASVAKNDEMAESKNGHALEVSQLKEMLTKSTEEVARYVEENRNLATEVESLGSELQSYVAKNAEFAESENEHALKVGQLKEMLTKSNEENEKLVTEIESLRSELQASVVKNAEIAESENEHAMKVGQLQEMLTKSNEEVARYVEENRNLAMKVESLGSELQSYVAEIAESENEHALKVGQLKDMLTKSNEEVTRYIEENRNLAMELESVRLELQASIAKNAEVSESNIELALTASQLKEMLTKSNEEVARYIEEKKSLATEVESRNVKLEDYIAHAAETKPTEVNYKNALDVDDVLTFQEETEITLLVFKAKLEERNEELITLQNQCDQLTNKLTEQKLKTEEFKNLSIYLKELKDSADVAHEKKEKDPEGPTESLRIAFIKEQYQTKIQELKQQLSVSKRHNEEMLFKLQDALDEVESRKRSEASQLRRIQELEVEGEVVVSDKPDYDRLQAELECAVLSLECCKEEKEKLAALLREREDEKSKLADELSLIREQIAQKEEKGSVNLQEIQGVTDRTLENEENPLANDSKQLMVVNDPFRTQHLMSCMEQLDEELEKMKNDNAHLSLTNFDPGFQDLQRELGQLHQANEELSSIYPNFVDFRGNGNALERVLALEIELAEALRTKKKSSIQFQSSFLKQHSDEEAVFKSFRDINELIKDMLEIKGKYVNVENELKEMHDRYSQLSLQFAEVEGERQKLMMTLKSVRSSRNLLRLNRSPVAALGDQS; from the exons ATGTCAAGGGTCGCGAAATGGAAAATCGAGAAAGCTAAAGTAAAAGTGGTATTTCGGCTGCAATTTCATGCGACAAAT ATACCGCAACATGGCTGGGAAAAATTATTTATATCTTTTATTCCTACCGAAACCGGGAAGGCTACCGCAAAGACTAGCAAAGCAAATGTGAGAGGCGGGTCGTGTAAATGGGCGGACCCCATTTATGAAACTACACGGCTTCTATTAGATTCTAAGACCAAACAATATGATGATAAGCTCTACAAACTTGTCGTAGGAATG GGTACTTCACGGTCTAGCATCCTCGGTGAGGCGACGATCAATCTTGCTGATTATGCCGATGCATCACAACCGGCCATTCTTTCTCTCCCTCTACACGGATCCGATCATGGAACCCTTTTGCAT GTGACAGTTCAGCTGCTAACGGCTAAAACCGGATTCAG GGAATTTGAGCAACAGAGGGATAAAGGCTTGCAAAGTGGCAATAACGTAAATAAAGAGACCGAACATAGTACTGCCAAGTCACCATCTTCCGAGTTGCAGATACCCGATGATCTGGTTAATAAG GCGAAAACTCGAATGCAACTTAGAGAAGAAACAATCATACATGGAGAATATTCAGATTCACAAGTTACGTGTGACGAGTCATCGAACGCGTCAGACTGTTACTATGCTGACAAGCATGATTCACCAGCCGAAAAATCGAGCGGTTCAGAACAAGCCAAGCTGGACAATGACGTGGCAGTTGTTTACGAAGAGAATAATCGGCTTAGAGCCAGCTTGGCAGCTGCCGAGTCATCGATTTCCGAGCTCAAACAAGAACTAACCACTTTGCAGAGTCATGCTAATGAAATGGGAACCGAAACACAAAAGTTAGCACAAGAACTCACCGTGGAGATTGCTTCAGGTCAAGAGTTAGTCAAAGAAGTCAACTTTTTGAAATCGGAATGTTCGAAGTTCAAAAACGATCTTCAAAATTTGAAAGACGTTAAATCGACCTCGAAGGTTACGGAAAGAAAATTAGAAGTCAACGGGGTCGTACTTGTGGAAAGTCAGATTCGGGAAATCCAAGAAAAGATTTTAATGGGTGAGTCCGGTTTAAATAATTTACAGTCGGATTTCGAGGTGCTACTtcggaccgttcaagatcttaaAAACGAAACATTTGGTGTAGTACCAATTCAAACGCTTCAAGAATTGGAGACAACAAAGGCCGAAAACGAAAATCTCGTCAAAAAAATGGATCAAATGGAGTGTTACTACGAGTCGCTTGTGCATGAGCTAGAAGAAAATCAGAAACGGATTTTGGCCGACTGTCAGAACCTTAAAACCGAAATCAACGATTTGAGTTCGGTTAACAACGAGCTTCAAAAACGGGTCACGGTTTCCGAATCAGCACTCAAACGGGCCCGCTTGAACTACTCGATTGCAGTGAGTCAATTGCAAAAAGATCTCGACATGCTTTCGTTTCAAGTTTTGTCGATGTTCGAAACGAATCAAACCGTCATTAAAGAAGCTTTTGCCGACACTACACAACCGTCGTCTAAACATCTCTCAAACGACTTGAAGACATCGTTGAGTTTACAAGAGAATATTTACAAAAAAGTCGAAGAAGAGCTCAGTGAAATGTGTTCCGCAAATTTACAGTTAAACGTGTACTCTAAAACACTCGAGGAAACGTTATTTGAAGCTAGTGATCATATAAGAAAAATGAATGAAAAGTTACAAACTTTGAACCAATCTCGAGATTCTTTAGTTCAAGAAAACGGTTATTATCTCGCCAGATGCAACGATCTGGATCTGCAAAACCGAATGTTGGAATCGGATGTCGGAAATCTTTCGAACGAGAATTTTCTTTTGATGGAAAAGATTACCGAATGTGAAGCACTGCTCATGGATTACCGAGTTTTCAAAGGCAAATACGAAGTCGTTTCTGCTGAAAAAATGGAgctccagaagcttctagaagtaGAAGTTTCCGATAAACAGAATCttcaaaaggaaataaaaatCTTAACATCAGAAATGGATGGCGCGAAGATGAAATTTATGAACGGTTTATATCAAACGGTGTCGAAAATGGAAGTCCAAAAGCCGTGTTTTGAGAAGCTTCAGTTGCAAATTGATTCCGTCGCTAACATGTTTCAAAGTAGTTTGGAATCCGGTGAAAGACACGTGCAGAACAGCGAAGCGATGTTAAATAACCTTTCGTCATTGGAACTCGAGCTGCAAAAGATATCGTCCGACGATAAAAGTTTTCACGAACAAATTGTTTCCGAGTTGAAAAAAGAGAATCAAGAATTGATGGTTTACGTTGAAAATAAGCGTGAAGAGCTCGGTAGGCTGCAAGAATGCTTGGATGCCGAAAGGGGTACGGTTGCATGTTTGACGTCTGAACTTGAAAGTCAAAGGTCAGAGCTTGAATCTTTTAAGTTAAAGTTAGAGGCTTCTATTGCTCAGAATGCGGAGATTTCAAAATCGAATGACGCGCTTCTCGAGACAACGTTGGCAAATGTAAATAACGAGCATGCTCTTGAGGTACGTGAGTTGAAAGATATGTTGACTAAGTCAAAGGCGGAGGTAGAGCAGTTAAAGGAGCTTCAAACGAAACTTGAAGATACAGAGTCAAGATTGAACGGTTGTCTAAAAAACGAAGCTTTTTACATTGAAGAGAATAGAAATTTAGCGACGGAACTTGAATCTCTTAGATTGGAGTTACAGGCTTCTGTTGCTAAAAATGCCGAAATTTTAGAATCCAACGCAGAACATGCGTTTGAGGCGAGTCAACTGAAAGAAATGTTGACCAATTCAAAGGAAGAGTTGGCTCGTTATATTGACGAGAACAGAAATTTTGTAACGGAAATTGAATCTCTTAGATCCGAGTTACAGGCTTCTGTTGCTAAAAATGCCGAAGTTGCAGAATCTGAAAAGGAGCATGCTTTGAAGGTTGGTCAACTGCAGGAAATGTTGACCAAGTCAAAGCAAGAGGTGGCTCGTTATATCGAAGAAAACAGAAATTTAGTGACGGAAATTGAGTCCCTTAGGATGGAGTTTCAGACTTCTGTTTCTAGAAATGTTGAAATTTCAGAATCCAAAACGATGCATGCTCTAGAGGCGAGTCAACTGAAGGAAATGTTGACCAAGTCAAAGGATGAGGTGGGGCGTTATATTGAAGAAAATAGAAATTTAGCGACGGAAGTTGAGTCTCTTAGGTTGGAGCTACAGGCTTCTGTTGCGGAAATTTCAGAATCCAAAACAATGCATGCTAACGAGGCGAGTCAACTGAAAGAAATGTTGACCAAGTCAAAGGAAGAGGTGGCTCGTTATATTGAAGAGAACAGAAATCTAGTGACGGAAATTGAGTCTCTTAGATCAGAGTTACATGCTTCTGTCGCTAAAAATGCTGAAGTTGCAGAATCTGAAAACGAGCATGCTTTGAAAGTTGGTCAACTGAAAGAAATGTTGACCAAGTCAAATGAAGAGGTATCTCGTTATATTGAGGAGAACAAAAATTTAGTAACGGAAATCGAGTCTCTTAGATCAGAGTTAAAGGCTTCTGTCGCTAAAAATGATGAAATGGCAGAATCCAAAAACGGGCATGCTCTCGAGGTGAGTCAACTGAAAGAAATGTTGACCAAGTCAACGGAAGAAGTCGCTCGTTATGTTGAAGAAAACAGAAATTTAGCAACGGAAGTTGAATCTCTTGGATCAGAGTTACAGTCTTATGTTGCTAAAAATGCTGAATTTGCAGAATCAGAAAACGAGCATGCTTTAAAGGTTGGTCAACTGAAAGAAATGTTGACCAAGTCAAATGAAGAGAACGAAAAGTTAGTAACGGAAATTGAATCTCTTAGATCAGAGTTACAGGCTTCTGTTGTCAAAAATGCTGAAATTGCAGAATCTGAAAACGAGCATGCTATGAAGGTTGGTCAACTACAGGAAATGTTGACCAAGTCAAACGAAGAGGTCGCTCGTTATGTTGAAGAAAACAGAAATTTAGCGATGAAAGTCGAATCTCTCGGATCAGAGTTACAGTCTTACGTTGCTGAAATTGCAGAATCCGAAAACGAGCATGCTTTGAAGGTTGGTCAACTGAAAGACATGTTGACCAAGTCAAACGAAGAGGTCACTCGTTATATTGAAGAAAACAGAAATTTAGCAATGGAACTAGAATCGGTCAGATTGGAGTTACAAGCTTCTATTGCTAAAAATGCTGAAGTTTCAGAATCTAACATCGAGCTTGCTCTCACGGCAAGTCAACTGAAAGAAATGTTGACCAAGTCAAACGAAGAGGTGGCTCGTTATATTGAAGAAAAGAAAAGTTTAGCAACCGAAGTTGAATCTCGCAATGTGAAGTTAGAGGATTATATTGCTCACGCTGCGGAAACCAAACCGACTGAAGTAAATTACAAGAACGCCCTCGATGTCGATGACGTGTTAACTTTCCAGGAAGAAACGGAAATTACGTTATTAGTGTTCAAAGCAAAGCTGGAAGAACGAAACGAAGAATTAATCACGTTACAGAACCAATGTGACCAACTTACAAACAAGCTCACCGAACAGAAACTTAAAACCGAAGAATTCAAGAACTTGTCAATCTACTTAAAGGAGCTTAAAGATAGTGCTGACGTGGCACAcgagaaaaaagaaaaagaccCGGAAGGCCCAACGGAGTCATTGAGAATAGCGTTTATAAAAGAACAATATCAAACGAAAATTCAAGAACTAAAGCAACAACTGTCGGTTTCCAAACGGCATAATGAGGAAATGTTGTTTAAATTACAAGATGCTCTTGACGAAGTTGAAAGTAGGAAGCGATCGGAAGCTTCACAGTTGCGGAGAATTCAGGAACTGGAAGTGGAGGGCGAAGTGGTCGTTTCGGATAAACCGGATTATGATCGGTTACAGGCGGAGTTGGAATGTGCGGTTTTGAGCCTCGAGTGTTGCaaggaagaaaaagaaaagcTTGCTGCTTTATTACGAGAACGCGAGGACGAAAAATCGAAACTTGCGGATGAACTTTCTTTGATTAGAGAACAGATTGCTCAGAAAGAAGAAAAGGGTTCTGTAAATCTGCAAGAAATCCAG GGAGTTACAGACCGCACACTTGAAAACGAAGAAAATCCGCTGGCCAATGATTCAAAACAACTAATGGTTGTCAACGATCCGTTCAGAACTCAACATTTGATGTCTTGCATGGAGCAACTAGACGAAGAG TTGGAAAAGATGAAAAACGATAATGCACATCTTTCGTTGACAAATTTTGACCCGGGTTTTCAAGATTTACAACGAGAACTTGGACAACTACACCAG GCCAATGAAGAGCTATCGAGCATATACCCGAATTTTGTTGATTTTCGGGGAAATGGAAATGCGTTAGAAAGGGTTCTTGCTTTGGAAATCGAGCTCGCTGAAGCACTTAGGACAAAAAAGAAATCAAGCATTCAATTCCAAAG TTCTTTTCTCAAACAACATAGTGACGAGGAGGCCGTGTTCAAGAGCTTTAGGGACATCAACGAATTGATCAAAGACATGTTGGAAATCAAAGGAAAATACGTCAACGTTGAAAATGAACTTAAGGAAATGCATGATCGATACTCGCAATTAAGCTTGCAGTTTGCAGAAGTCGAAGGGGAGAGACAAAAGTTGATGATGACGCTCAAGAGCGTGAGATCTTCAAGGAATCTGCTTCGTTTAAATCGCTCGCCTGTGGCCGCATTAGGAGATCAAAGTTGA